In Saccharomyces eubayanus strain FM1318 chromosome XV, whole genome shotgun sequence, a single window of DNA contains:
- the GAS5 gene encoding 1,3-beta-glucanosyltransferase → MLLRSLTGALALGAGLAQAASSNSSTPSITVKGNAFFNSESGERFYIRGVDYQPGGSSNLTDPLADSAVCDRDVPVLKDLGINTVRVYTVDNSQDHSHCMKLLQENGIYLILDVNTPTSAISRNDPSCSYNADYLQSVFATVDTFADYDNVLGFFAGNEVINSVNTTNTATYVKAVVRDIKKYIKARKYRQIPVGYSAADIVANRQLSAEYFNCGDDADARIDMFGVNDYSWCGESSFVVSGYATKMKLYQDYSVPVFLSEFGCNQVKTSRPFTEIEAIYSTQMSSVFSGGLVYEYSNETNNYGLVQINGDKVTKLTDFENLKNEYSKVSDPQGDGGYSTSNNYSSCPDYEKGVWEANNTLPAMPSAASAYFKSGAGSPMGTGIATQQSCDSDDDEDSDDSSSSSSSASSSSSSESSSSTSEASSSAASTSDASVVKSASSATSSSQSSTKSKGAAGIIEIPLIFRALAEIHNLIL, encoded by the coding sequence ATGCTACTACGTTCTTTAACAGGTGCTCTTGCCTTGGGTGCCGGTTTGGCCCAGGCTGCAAGCAGCAACAGCTCTACTCCCTCCATCACGGTTAAGGGCAACGCCTTCTTTAACTCCGAGTCAGGCGAAAGATTCTATATTCGTGGTGTTGACTACCAGCCTGGTGGTTCTTCTAACTTGACCGATCCCTTGGCTGACTCCGCTGTGTGTGACAGAGACGTCCCcgttttgaaagatttagGAATCAATACCGTCAGAGTTTATACTGTAGACAACTCACAAGACCATTCTCACTGTATGAAACTGCTCCAGGAAAACGGCATCTACTTGATCCTGGACGTCAACACTCCCACTAGTGCCATCTCTCGTAACGATCCCTCTTGCTCCTACAACGCAGACTACTTACAAAGCGTGTTTGCTACAGTGGACACCTTTGCTGACTACGATAATGTGCTAGGGTTCTTTGCTGGTAACGAAGTCATCAATAGCGTCAACACAACCAATACAGCAACCTACGTCAAGGCCGTGGTYAGAGACATCAAGAAATACATCAAGGCTAGAAAATACAGACAGATTCCTGTTGGTTATTCAGCTGCTGATATCGTAGCTAACAGGCAATTGTCTGCTGAGTATTTCAACTGTGGCGATGATGCGGATGCCAGAATAGATATGTTTGGTGTTAACGATTATTCTTGGTGTGGTGAATCTTCATTCGTTGTGTCTGGTTATGCCACCAAGATGAAATTATACCAAGATTATTCAGTTCCTGTCTTTTTGAGTGAATTTGGCTGTAATCAAGTCAAGACCTCCCGTCCTTTCACGGAAATCGAAGCTATATATTCCACTCAAATGTCTTCTGTGTTCTCTGGTGGGTTAGTCTACGAATATTCCAACGAAACTAACAACTATGGGCTGGTTCAAATCAATGGTGACAAAGTCACTAAATTAacagattttgaaaacttgaAGAACGAATACAGCAAAGTCTCTGATCCCCAAGGTGATGGTGGTTACAGTACTTCTAACAACTACTCTAGCTGTCCTGACTACGAAAAGGGGGTTTGGGAAGCTAACAATACCTTGCCCGCTATGCCAAGTGCTGCTTCTGCCTATTTCAAGTCAGGAGCAGGTTCTCCAATGGGAACTGGAATTGCCACACAACAAAGCTGTGATTctgacgatgatgaagacagTGACGATAgctcctcttcctcttcttctgcctCATCTTCAAGCTCTTCCGAGTCATCGTCGTCTACTTCAGAAGCCTCTTCATCTGCGGCCTCCACTAGTGATGCAAGCGTGGTGAAATCTGCTTCATCTGCTACATCCTCTAGCCAATCTTctacaaaatcaaaaggTGCAGCCGGGATAATTGAGATTCCATTAATTTTCCGTGCTTTAGCTGAAATTCATAACTTGATCTTATAA
- the OPI10 gene encoding Opi10p: MFAAIASGNPLQLSVEVPNSSGLQHTIVLSRTKPKLYSHITLFILPNVTFPQDFVATVYFKLSPQEEFKLFGYLSGEKPSAIFKVQIPSSKREPGEASDGLGEIDMDVDDGSGANDMSADGNGSNNISELIIGISIEPREQGMMKLEEWKASMNGEAQKNNSLVLSRPNLGVIRNITTAGQLAQVYPSLTQELAAKIVQHAYNYLSGFLDSQGNVPIKRFDTWWDKFKNRLANDGTFLDEVTKN, encoded by the coding sequence AATCCTTTGCAACTTTCTGTAGAAGTCCCTAATTCAAGTGGATTACAGCATACAATTGTGCTTTCTCGAACCAAGCCCAAACTATATTCACACATCACATTATTTATACTTCCTAATGTGACCTTTCCACAGGATTTTGTAGCCACGGTTTATTTTAAATTGAGCCCTcaagaagaattcaaattgtttGGATATTTGAGCGGAGAGAAACCTAGTGCAATATTCAAAGTGCAAATACCGAGCTCCAAGAGAGAACCTGGAGAAGCAAGTGATGGATTGGGGGAGATAGACATGGATGTGGACGATGGTTCGGGAGCTAATGACATGTCAGCAGATGGCAACGGTAGTAATAATATATCAGAATTGATTATTGGTATTTCCATTGAGCCTCGAGAGCAAGGGATGATGAAGCTAGAAGAGTGGAAGGCTAGTATGAATGGAGAAGCacaaaagaacaattcATTGGTTCTGTCGAGACCTAATTTGGGAGTAATTAGAAATATTACCACAGCGGGACAATTAGCACAGGTGTACCCCTCTTTGACACAAGAATTGGCCGCGAAGATTGTACAACATGCATATAACTATCTCTCGGGCTTCCTTGATAGTCAGGGCAATGTGCCCATTAAAAGATTCGATACGTGGTGGGACAAATTCAAGAACAGACTTGCCAATGACGGGACGTTTTTAGATGAAGTAACCAAAAATTAG
- a CDS encoding YAP7-like protein yields the protein MSQRRTVVAVSVKPKCFKLEPRHGSSSSSSPPPSSPDENTSEMPSIKLSKNWELPQRLKPGRKPKYKRAEALANKKPSFKLKKAPTCNQKGQMITADCEHELTKDDGDKEVNTIASGDENGVDNVEKRRKQNRDAQRAYRERRTTRIQVLEDKVEKLQNLVDTWHKKYKLLEFELRDTKKKLHSSLALNSELQRTSPWFTNTQFQQPQSNAQNLAENPVSITEMIENFKPMGAVNLKKRKADEAPLTSQISTISTDQSLSEIETVNEYQYPSSKQFSSRNSSLDGHTSPPSSLCSSSTNANKKTKFCEKKQMVEPTECCGQDNTIAPTLAPGCFASKKIKLDGKRPVPTCCKDKERDKEIDDSENKPITIEDGSWIPGSCKQCRSDPNSMNFCQSLSNRRSSSCCSASSSVPANANKQQTDMNYSLIKLPEIGNAKNTPSDVASNANDYIPISCTYQKIRQHMQKNKSLQEPINTDDPASVSLILENVASGLRVSGQKVELQSVKDALHKMDKHVLE from the coding sequence ATGAgtcaaagaagaactgTTGTAGCGGTTAGCGTAAAGCCCAAGTGCTTTAAATTAGAGCCTAGACACGGatcttcatcctcttcgTCTCCACCCCCATCATCTCCGGATGAAAATACATCAGAAATGCCATCTATTAAGCTATCCAAGAACTGGGAGTTGCCTCAGCGGCTGAAACCCGGACGTAAGCCGAAGTACAAACGTGCTGAAGCGTTGGCTAACAAGAAGCCGTCATTCAAGTTAAAAAAGGCCCCAACCTGTAATCAGAAAGGGCAGATGATTACAGCTGACTGTGAGCACGAACTGACGAAAGATGATGGAGATAAAGAGGTAAACACGATTGCAAGTGGCGATGAAAACGGTGTTGATAACGTAGAAAAACGAAGGAAGCAAAATAGAGACGCTCAAAGAGCATATAGGGAACGTAGGACAACCAGGATTCAAGTTCTAGAGGACAAAGTGGAGAAGTTACAAAATTTGGTTGACACTTGGCATAAGAAATACAAACTGTTGGAATTCGAGCTACGTGAtacgaagaaaaagctgCATTCATCGCTAGCACTAAATAGCGAATTACAAAGAACGTCGCCTTGGTTTACGAATACTCAATTTCAGCAACCACAATCAAATGCCCAAAATTTGGCAGAAAACCCCGTTTCGATAACAGAAATGATAGAGAATTTCAAGCCAATGGGTGCTGTaaatctgaagaaaaggaaagccGATGAAGCTCCTTTAACATCACAAATTTCCACAATATCAACGGATCAGTCTTTATCAGAGATTGAAACAGTTAATGAATACCAATATCCTAGCAGTAAACAGTTTAGTTCAAGGAACTCATCTCTCGACGGCCATACGAGTCCACCGTCGTCTTTATGTAGTAGCAGCACCAACGcaaacaagaagacaaaattCTGtgagaagaaacaaatggtAGAACCAACTGAGTGTTGTGGGCAGGACAATACCATTGCACCCACTTTGGCTCCGGGATGTTTTGCAAgtaagaaaataaaattggATGGTAAGAGACCGGTACCAACCTGCTgtaaagacaaagaaagagacaAGGAAATCGATGATAGTGAGAACAAACCCATCACCATAGAGGATGGATCATGGATACCTGGGAGCTGTAAACAATGTAGATCAGACCCTAACAGTATGAATTTCTGCCAATCGCTTTCTAACAGACGTAGTTCAAGTTGCTGTTCTGCCAGTAGTTCAGTGCCAGCGAATGCCAATAAACAACAAACTGATATGAATTATAGTCTGATTAAGTTGCCTGAAATAGGCAACGCCAAGAATACCCCATCGGATGTGGCTTCCAATGCAAATGACTATATACCAATCAGTTGCacatatcaaaaaattcgtCAACATATGCAGAAGAATAAAAGTCTCCAAGAACCGATCAATACAGATGATCCGGCCTCCGTCTCGTTAATCCTGGAGAACGTTGCTTCTGGATTGCGCGTTAGTGGACAGAAAGTGGAGTTACAAAGCGTAAAGGATGCGTTACACAAGATGGATAAACACGTTTTAGAATAG
- the SIL1 gene encoding Sil1p codes for MVRVLPVVLTALSLELVASTISQSIIQPVYPRSETMSVDDTGNLEISGNSICGNGRCYPKIFEPRYDWQPILPGQELPGGLDIRINMETGSKEAKLNDDDSEGENSTYDLVVSSENTEPSTDNYEFSSDFQEIRSILDSHSTLSPHDITVLEDTFDRVMEFAHDYKHGYKIIVHEFPLLANVSLNEELPLTLRELSTRVITSCVRNNPPVVEYISVNFSSLKSQIMATLSKLNNSNHKFSNILIKRYLSILNELPITSQDFPLYSTTVLQSIYDENSGDKQLQIKVLELISKIFKTDVKEDEVTNLALYKRDSENWSQNLQEWASAFQEMVQNKDIDELHTRTFFETLYNLKKVFKNDITINKDFLNWLAQQSEHRQSNLENGLQERDVEQDSFDKKLIDSRHLLFGNPMAHRIKNFRDEL; via the coding sequence ATGGTCCGAGTCCTTCCCGTCGTTTTAACTGCTTTATCTTTGGAATTGGTGGCGAGCACAATATCTCAATCTATAATACAGCCGGTGTACCCTCGAAGTGAAACCATGTCTGTGGACGATACTGGAAACCTGGAGATCTCAGGTAATTCGATCTGTGGCAACGGCCGTTGCTATCCGAAGATCTTCGAACCTCGTTACGATTGGCAGCCCATACTACCGGGCCAAGAACTGCCTGGTGGCTTGGATATAAGAATCAACATGGAAACTGGCTCGAAAGAGGCAAAATTAAACGATGATGACAGTGAAGGTGAAAACAGCACATATGACTTAGTTGTTTCATCGGAAAACACGGAACCATCTACCGATAACTACGAGTTTTCCAGcgattttcaagaaattagaaGCATCCTCGACTCCCATTCGACCTTATCTCCACACGATATCACTGTACTGGAAGATACGTTCGATAGAGTAATGGAGTTTGCTCATGATTACAAGCACGGCTATAAAATCATTGTCCATGAATTTCCCCTTTTAGCCAACGTCAGTCTTAACGAAGAATTACCCCTAACGTTAAGAGAGCTAAGCACTAGAGTCATTACAAGTTGCGTGAGAAATAACCCACCTGTGGTGGAATATATCAGTGTGAATTTTTCGAGTTTAAAAAGCCAAATAATGGCCACTTTGTCAAAGTTGAATAATTCCAACCATAAATTCTCGAATATCTTGATCAAGAGATATTTATCCATTTTAAACGAGCTACCCATAACGTCCCAGGATTTTCCCCTATATTCTACAACAGTCTTACAAAGTATTTATGACGAAAACAGTGGGGACAAACAGTTGCAAATAAAAGTCTTGGAGCTAATTAgcaagattttcaaaacagaCGTGAAGGAAGACGAAGTCACGAATCTAGCATTGTATAAAAGGGATTCAGAAAACTGGTCACAAAATTTGCAAGAATGGGCAAGTGCGTTTCAAGAAATGGTCCAGAACAAGGACATAGACGAGCTGCACACGAGAACTTTCTTTGAGACCTTGtacaatttgaaaaaggtaTTCAAGAATGATATCACCATTAACAAAGATTTCCTGAATTGGTTAGCACAACAAAGCGAACACAGACAATCCAATCTGGAAAATGGGCTACAAGAAAGAGACGTTGAACAAGACTCATTCGATAAGAAACTCATCGACAGCAGGCACTTGCTTTTTGGAAATCCTATGGCCCACAGAATCAAGAATTTCAGAGATGAATTGTGA